From the Rhodococcus sp. NBC_00297 genome, one window contains:
- a CDS encoding ABC transporter permease, with protein MTLEASKDSSGVPVPPVLPPTPDAKSAAPSRTTSMPLWRLLLRDRVATIAASILVLVFLTAIFGPMLVGDAATRQDLDRSNLAPFSLDTGFMNILGTDPLGRSMLARLILASRTTLSVAIPAVILSGIIGSIIGMWAGYHRGWRETAAMRVADVIMSFPSLLMAVVVLYVFSPSAANIVLILTITRIPIYLRTARAESAELRSRVFVDAARTFGAGSGAVIRRHVVPILLPTLLTVATLDFCFVMLAESSLSFLGIGIQPPDISWGLMVSQGRTYLQSAWWLSFFPGLAIVITTVSATVLAAWARIATDPAQRWRLTLPRSKRKARR; from the coding sequence ATGACACTCGAAGCAAGCAAGGACAGCTCGGGCGTTCCGGTTCCCCCGGTGCTGCCGCCCACCCCGGACGCCAAGTCCGCGGCGCCCTCGCGCACGACCTCCATGCCGCTGTGGCGTCTGCTGCTGCGGGACCGCGTCGCCACCATCGCGGCGAGCATCCTGGTGCTCGTCTTCCTCACCGCGATCTTCGGTCCCATGCTGGTCGGCGACGCCGCCACCCGTCAGGACCTCGATCGATCCAACCTGGCGCCGTTCTCCCTCGACACCGGCTTCATGAACATCCTCGGCACCGATCCGCTCGGCCGCAGCATGCTCGCGCGCCTGATCCTCGCCAGCCGGACCACGCTGTCGGTCGCGATCCCCGCAGTCATCCTGTCCGGCATCATCGGCTCGATCATCGGCATGTGGGCCGGTTACCACCGCGGCTGGCGCGAGACCGCCGCCATGCGCGTCGCCGACGTCATCATGAGCTTCCCGTCGTTGCTGATGGCCGTCGTCGTGCTGTACGTCTTCTCCCCCAGCGCCGCGAACATCGTGCTGATCCTGACCATCACCCGCATCCCGATCTACCTCCGCACGGCCCGCGCCGAGAGCGCGGAACTCCGATCGCGAGTCTTCGTCGACGCGGCCCGCACGTTCGGCGCCGGCAGCGGCGCGGTGATCCGTCGCCACGTGGTGCCGATTCTGCTGCCCACGTTGCTGACCGTCGCCACGCTCGACTTCTGCTTCGTGATGCTGGCCGAGTCGTCGCTCAGCTTCCTCGGCATCGGGATCCAGCCACCCGACATCAGCTGGGGCCTCATGGTGTCCCAGGGCCGCACCTACCTGCAGAGCGCCTGGTGGCTGTCGTTCTTCCCCGGACTCGCGATCGTCATCACCACCGTGTCCGCGACCGTGCTGGCCGCGTGGGCCCGCATCGCCACCGACCCGGCGCAGCGCTGGCGCCTCACCCTCCCGCGTTCGAAGAGAAAGGCACGTCGATGA
- a CDS encoding 2-hydroxyacid dehydrogenase, giving the protein MTDGGTPSSNGSASSPDEAQRFLRVLRVGGLKPSLMETLEAGGALVLPDDDRDEVLGRHADEIVAVVTSGRVGVKADLMDRLPALRAIVHFGVGYDGTDAEEARRRGIGVSNTPDVLTDAVADTALGLLIDTLRGFSAADRYVRAGEWTTKPMPPLARQVSGSRVGILGLGRIGGAIAHRLEAFGCTIDYHNRNVVESSPYRYHSSPRELAAAVDVLVVAAAGGPETQQLVDRETLDALGPDGFLINVARGSVVDEDALVEALQSGRLAGAGLDVFAHEPEVPDALRALDTVVLLPHVGSATVQTRAAMEALTLENLNSFLADGTLVTPVFQPDQKETR; this is encoded by the coding sequence ATGACCGACGGTGGAACGCCGAGCTCGAACGGATCGGCATCGAGTCCCGATGAGGCGCAGCGATTTTTGCGCGTTCTCCGGGTCGGCGGACTCAAGCCTTCGCTCATGGAGACACTCGAGGCCGGCGGCGCGCTGGTGCTGCCGGACGACGATCGCGACGAAGTGCTCGGCCGGCACGCCGACGAGATCGTCGCCGTCGTGACGTCCGGCCGTGTCGGCGTCAAGGCGGACCTCATGGACCGCCTGCCCGCGCTGCGCGCGATCGTCCACTTCGGAGTCGGGTACGACGGCACCGATGCCGAGGAGGCCCGCCGCCGCGGGATCGGTGTCAGCAACACTCCGGACGTCCTCACCGACGCCGTCGCCGACACCGCCCTCGGGCTGCTCATCGACACCCTCCGCGGCTTCTCCGCCGCCGACCGCTACGTGCGCGCGGGCGAGTGGACCACCAAGCCCATGCCGCCGTTGGCGCGGCAGGTCAGCGGATCTCGGGTCGGCATCCTCGGTCTCGGGCGCATCGGCGGCGCCATCGCGCACCGCCTCGAGGCCTTCGGCTGCACCATCGACTATCACAACCGCAACGTCGTCGAGTCGAGTCCGTACCGGTACCACTCGTCTCCGCGCGAACTCGCTGCGGCAGTGGACGTTCTGGTCGTGGCCGCAGCCGGCGGACCGGAGACGCAGCAGCTCGTCGACAGGGAGACGCTGGACGCGCTGGGGCCGGACGGCTTCCTGATCAACGTGGCTCGCGGCAGCGTCGTGGACGAGGACGCCCTCGTCGAGGCGCTGCAGAGCGGACGGTTGGCCGGCGCCGGGCTCGACGTCTTCGCCCACGAACCCGAGGTGCCGGACGCGCTTCGCGCCCTCGACACCGTGGTGCTGCTTCCCCATGTCGGGAGTGCCACGGTGCAGACTCGCGCCGCGATGGAAGCACTCACCCTCGAGAACCTGAACTCGTTCCTCGCCGACGGCACGCTCGTGACGCCGGTCTTCCAGCCCGATCAGAAGGAGACCCGATGA
- a CDS encoding glucarate dehydratase family protein produces MSARITSVTVTPVAFADPPLLNTVGVHQPFALRAIVQIRTDGGAVGLGETYADTAHLVRLNAAAEAMVGVDVFALHTLRAVVDECLGGLTVTGGDGVAGMITTASTTDRVFSPFEVACLDIQGKILGRPVSDLLGGLVRTAVPFSAYLFYKWAGHPGSADDEWGAALDPEGIVAQARRMIDRYGFGAIKLKGGVFPPEQEIAAMHALREAFPDLPLRLDPNAAWTVDTSLEVASALTGVVEYLEDPTPGLDGMSEVARKAAMPLATNMCVVAFDQLEPPVRRDSVGVVLSDHHYWGGLQRSRLLAGICDTFGLGLSMHSNSHLGISLAAMVHLAGATPNLTYACDTHWPWKTEDVVVPGVLRIENGAVAVPTGPGLGVELDEDALARLHQQYLDCGIRDRDDTGYRQSLEPDFVNSSPRW; encoded by the coding sequence GTGAGCGCCCGTATCACCTCCGTCACCGTCACCCCCGTCGCCTTCGCCGACCCGCCGCTGCTCAACACCGTCGGAGTCCATCAGCCGTTCGCTCTGCGCGCGATCGTGCAGATCCGGACCGACGGCGGCGCCGTGGGTCTGGGCGAGACCTACGCCGACACCGCGCATCTCGTTCGCCTGAACGCTGCTGCCGAGGCCATGGTCGGGGTGGACGTCTTCGCACTCCACACGCTGCGCGCCGTCGTGGACGAGTGCCTGGGTGGCCTGACGGTGACGGGTGGTGACGGGGTGGCCGGCATGATCACGACGGCCAGCACCACCGATCGGGTGTTCTCGCCGTTCGAGGTGGCGTGCCTCGACATCCAGGGCAAGATCCTCGGGCGGCCCGTCTCCGATCTTCTCGGTGGCCTGGTGCGCACGGCCGTACCGTTCAGTGCCTATCTCTTCTACAAGTGGGCCGGGCACCCCGGCTCCGCGGACGACGAGTGGGGTGCCGCGCTCGATCCCGAGGGCATCGTCGCGCAGGCCCGACGGATGATCGACCGGTACGGCTTCGGCGCGATCAAGCTCAAGGGCGGGGTGTTCCCACCCGAGCAGGAGATCGCCGCGATGCACGCGCTGCGCGAGGCGTTTCCCGATCTCCCACTGCGGCTGGATCCCAACGCGGCGTGGACCGTCGACACGTCCCTCGAGGTCGCGTCGGCCCTGACCGGTGTCGTCGAGTATCTCGAGGACCCCACACCGGGCCTGGACGGAATGTCGGAGGTGGCCCGCAAGGCCGCCATGCCGCTGGCGACCAACATGTGTGTCGTGGCGTTCGACCAACTCGAGCCGCCGGTCCGACGCGACTCGGTCGGGGTCGTGCTGTCCGATCACCACTACTGGGGTGGACTGCAACGCTCACGGTTGCTCGCCGGCATCTGCGACACCTTCGGACTCGGCCTGTCGATGCACTCGAACTCCCATCTCGGCATCTCGCTCGCCGCGATGGTGCACCTCGCCGGCGCCACGCCGAATCTCACGTACGCCTGCGACACACACTGGCCGTGGAAGACCGAGGACGTCGTGGTTCCGGGCGTTCTGCGTATCGAGAACGGCGCCGTCGCGGTACCCACGGGACCGGGGCTGGGCGTCGAACTCGACGAGGACGCGCTGGCGAGGCTGCACCAGCAGTACCTCGACTGCGGGATCAGGGACCGTGACGACACCGGCTACCGGCAGAGTCTCGAACCCGACTTCGTCAACTCCTCGCCGCGATGGTGA
- a CDS encoding ABC transporter permease: MFAFLRRRVYTSLVPLLVVLIGVFFLARLTGDPTSLYLPESATPAQREAFAAQNGFDQSVWTQMADYFGGVLHLDFGESLRTGEAASTMALRAFPATLQLAFVTMLLAVIGSIVIGCWAAYRPNSLADRFSSLLSMTAASIPDFWFAITGVWIFAVVLGVLPTSGTGGAVAWVLPIATLLIRPLGVLTQVVRGAMVSALSAPYVRLARSKGAGDLRVVTHHALRNAAAPALTVAGDLTVGLVNGAVVVEAIFGWPGIGKLMIDAILQRDFAVLQAAVLLTAVSIFVLNIVIDACYALLDARVRDKAKV, from the coding sequence ATGTTCGCCTTTCTGCGACGCCGCGTCTACACCAGCCTCGTCCCACTTCTGGTCGTCCTCATCGGCGTCTTCTTCCTCGCTCGTCTGACCGGTGATCCGACCAGCCTCTACCTTCCCGAGTCGGCGACACCCGCCCAGCGCGAGGCGTTCGCCGCCCAGAACGGCTTCGACCAGTCCGTGTGGACACAGATGGCCGACTACTTCGGCGGCGTACTGCACCTCGACTTCGGTGAGTCGCTCCGGACGGGCGAAGCCGCGTCCACCATGGCGTTGCGCGCCTTCCCCGCCACCCTGCAGCTCGCGTTCGTCACGATGCTCCTCGCCGTGATCGGTTCGATCGTCATCGGCTGCTGGGCCGCCTACCGTCCCAACTCTCTCGCCGACCGGTTCTCGAGCCTGCTGTCCATGACGGCCGCGAGCATCCCCGATTTCTGGTTCGCCATCACCGGCGTCTGGATCTTTGCCGTGGTGCTCGGTGTCCTGCCGACCTCCGGCACCGGGGGCGCCGTCGCATGGGTGCTCCCCATCGCGACACTGCTCATCCGTCCGCTCGGCGTGCTCACCCAGGTGGTCCGCGGCGCGATGGTCTCGGCCCTGTCCGCCCCGTACGTCCGCCTCGCTCGCAGCAAGGGTGCCGGCGATCTGCGCGTCGTCACCCACCATGCGCTGCGCAACGCCGCGGCACCCGCGCTGACCGTCGCCGGCGACCTCACCGTCGGCCTGGTGAACGGCGCCGTCGTGGTCGAGGCCATCTTCGGGTGGCCCGGCATCGGCAAGTTGATGATCGACGCGATCCTGCAGCGCGACTTCGCCGTCCTCCAAGCAGCCGTCCTCCTGACGGCCGTGAGCATCTTCGTTCTGAACATCGTGATCGACGCGTGCTACGCGCTGCTCGACGCACGGGTTCGCGACAAGGCCAAGGTCTGA
- a CDS encoding universal stress protein, with amino-acid sequence MSVVVGYADTVEDRNALPFAFREAKMRGTDVTVVVDGDRSAVDELIMAARTDSGADGVAARVAEPVPGRSHADNLVDMSYEPDVELLVIGVRRRSPVGKLLLGSLSQRVLLDAHCPVVAVKPPVEVAH; translated from the coding sequence ATGAGCGTCGTCGTGGGATATGCGGACACCGTCGAGGATCGCAACGCACTGCCGTTCGCGTTCCGCGAGGCCAAGATGCGCGGTACCGACGTCACCGTCGTGGTCGACGGTGATCGCAGTGCGGTCGACGAGCTGATCATGGCTGCCCGCACCGACTCCGGCGCCGACGGCGTGGCGGCACGGGTGGCGGAACCGGTACCCGGCCGCTCGCACGCCGACAACCTCGTCGACATGTCCTACGAGCCGGACGTCGAGCTCCTCGTCATCGGCGTGCGTCGCCGCTCACCCGTCGGAAAGCTGTTGCTCGGCAGCCTGTCTCAGCGTGTCCTGCTCGACGCACACTGCCCGGTCGTGGCCGTCAAGCCGCCGGTCGAGGTCGCGCACTAA
- a CDS encoding LysR substrate-binding domain-containing protein encodes MFSLSRLTCFIAVAEELHFGRAAERLHMTQPPLSRQIQQLESELGVQLIDRTSRSVTLTAAGVAFLPDARRIVRLAESAALTVKRVPAGDLGTVVIGFTAASAHAVLPRLLSDVRAALPDVELVLREMVSSIQIDALASGELDLGLVRPTVTRPGILTRPIHREALVAALPEGHELLDVERLSVTHFDDQPVIMYSPVDARYFHELLISTFTVAGVTPRYVQYVTQVHTMLMLVSSGLGCALVPASARTMHTEGVVFREIRSSTEEPVRLNAAWRHDAANPALHRVLTDVKAVTSLQ; translated from the coding sequence ATGTTCTCGCTCTCGCGCCTGACGTGCTTCATCGCCGTCGCGGAAGAGCTGCACTTCGGCCGAGCCGCAGAGCGGCTCCACATGACCCAGCCCCCGCTCAGCAGGCAGATCCAGCAGCTCGAGAGTGAACTGGGCGTGCAGCTGATCGATCGGACGTCACGCTCGGTGACCCTCACGGCCGCCGGCGTGGCGTTCCTGCCCGACGCCCGCCGGATAGTCCGCTTGGCCGAGAGCGCCGCACTGACCGTCAAGCGTGTCCCCGCCGGTGATCTGGGCACCGTCGTCATCGGCTTCACCGCGGCGTCCGCGCACGCCGTCCTGCCTCGGCTGCTCTCGGACGTGCGCGCGGCTCTGCCGGACGTCGAACTGGTGCTGCGGGAGATGGTGTCGTCGATTCAGATCGACGCCCTGGCGAGCGGGGAACTGGATCTCGGTCTGGTCCGTCCCACCGTCACGCGACCGGGAATTCTGACGCGGCCCATCCACCGCGAGGCACTCGTCGCTGCGCTTCCCGAGGGGCACGAACTCCTCGACGTGGAGCGTCTGAGCGTGACGCACTTTGACGATCAACCCGTGATCATGTACTCGCCGGTGGATGCCCGCTACTTCCACGAGCTCCTCATCAGCACCTTCACCGTCGCCGGGGTCACGCCTCGATACGTGCAGTACGTGACGCAGGTACACACCATGTTGATGCTCGTGAGCTCCGGCCTGGGCTGCGCACTGGTGCCGGCCTCGGCACGCACGATGCACACCGAGGGCGTCGTGTTCCGCGAGATCCGTTCCAGCACCGAGGAACCCGTGCGACTGAACGCCGCATGGCGTCACGACGCCGCCAACCCCGCCCTGCACCGTGTGCTGACGGACGTGAAGGCCGTGACCTCACTGCAGTGA
- a CDS encoding ABC transporter ATP-binding protein, producing the protein MSAPALARTALEVDGLTVEIRTPSGTVRAVDGVSFSAKRGRTLALLGESGCGKSMTAQALVGLLEPIADIVDGTVMLGDTDLVTANSRTRRRIAATELAIVFQDALTALNPVYTVGTQLAEPFRIHRGMSAKAARVEAISLMERVGIPEPESRADSYPHQFSGGMRQRLLIAMAVALGPTVLLADEPTTALDVTVQAQIMSLLRDLRTEHDMAVILITHDLALVAEEADDVAVMYAGTVVETGPVAEVFGDPKHPYTKGLLDSVPVATVRGEHLKSIGGTPPDLHSIPPGCVYQARCPIARAVCVAQRPELRSVAGTSRATACHFPEEVSGVRYDDSGE; encoded by the coding sequence ATGAGTGCTCCCGCTCTCGCCCGCACCGCGCTCGAGGTCGACGGTCTGACCGTCGAGATCCGCACCCCGTCGGGCACCGTGCGTGCCGTCGACGGAGTGTCGTTCAGCGCGAAGCGCGGCCGCACACTCGCACTGCTGGGCGAATCCGGCTGCGGCAAGTCCATGACGGCCCAGGCCCTCGTCGGGTTGCTCGAGCCGATCGCCGACATCGTCGACGGCACCGTCATGCTCGGCGACACCGATCTGGTGACGGCGAACTCCAGGACTCGACGCCGCATCGCCGCCACCGAGCTCGCCATCGTCTTCCAGGACGCCCTGACGGCGCTGAACCCCGTCTACACCGTGGGCACACAGTTGGCGGAACCGTTCCGCATCCACCGCGGCATGTCGGCGAAAGCTGCACGTGTCGAAGCGATCTCGCTGATGGAGCGGGTGGGCATCCCGGAGCCCGAGTCGCGCGCCGACTCCTACCCGCACCAGTTCTCGGGCGGTATGCGTCAGCGCCTGCTCATCGCGATGGCCGTCGCCCTGGGGCCCACCGTGCTGCTGGCGGACGAGCCCACCACCGCTCTCGACGTCACCGTGCAGGCGCAGATCATGTCGTTGCTGCGCGACCTGCGCACCGAGCACGACATGGCCGTCATCCTCATCACGCACGACCTCGCGCTGGTCGCGGAGGAAGCCGACGACGTCGCCGTCATGTACGCCGGCACCGTCGTCGAAACGGGACCCGTCGCCGAGGTGTTCGGCGACCCGAAGCATCCCTACACGAAGGGACTGCTCGACTCGGTCCCCGTCGCCACCGTGCGCGGCGAGCACCTGAAGTCCATCGGCGGCACCCCGCCGGATCTGCACTCCATCCCGCCGGGATGCGTGTACCAGGCCCGATGCCCCATCGCGCGCGCCGTCTGCGTCGCGCAGCGCCCCGAGCTCCGCAGTGTCGCCGGCACCAGCCGTGCGACCGCATGCCATTTCCCCGAGGAGGTGTCCGGTGTCCGTTACGACGACAGTGGCGAGTGA
- a CDS encoding ABC transporter substrate-binding protein, protein MRSTRATSLVSVITASALLTGCTVANSDSGDAASPDTVRIVLPQEPPTLEPCDVSLTAIGVVTRSNITEPMIERDPTTGDLEPKLATSWERTSDTEWTIRLRDDVTFSDGTPFDAEDAAVSVDRAVNSDLACNVEGYVFGDDDLTVRAVDPTTLTVASPTPDPILPLRLSFIEMVKSEVGSAERTREPIGTGPYRIDSWDYGQRLSLVRNDTYWGDAPEFTRAVYQWRTEGSVRAAMVTNGEADIATGLGPEDGAGDLGVAFPNNETTALRMQATTPPLDDQRVREAINYAINRAGIVKALFRGMGAPAAQLIADGVVGYNDELTPWPYDMEKGKALIDEARADGVPVDTEIRLIGRTGQFPKINETVEVIQNALAGIGLNVKIEMKDTAATAEFQERPFPNVGPYLLVIQHGNQAGDAAFTMDQYMRSDGFQSSYGTTDFDEGIDEAESLTDEERQTAFADLFAREPEEITQMAYIAHMNGVLAKDPRIDYTPDSATVDEMRLAEMTRSSDATD, encoded by the coding sequence ATGAGATCCACCCGCGCCACATCCCTGGTGTCGGTGATCACCGCGTCCGCACTCCTCACCGGATGCACCGTCGCGAACTCGGACAGCGGAGACGCCGCGAGTCCCGACACCGTCCGGATCGTGCTGCCGCAGGAACCACCGACCCTGGAGCCGTGCGATGTCTCGCTGACGGCCATCGGCGTGGTCACGCGGTCCAACATCACCGAACCCATGATCGAGCGTGACCCCACCACGGGTGACCTCGAACCGAAGCTCGCCACGTCGTGGGAGCGCACGTCGGACACCGAGTGGACGATCCGCCTGCGCGACGACGTCACCTTCAGCGACGGCACACCGTTCGACGCCGAGGACGCCGCCGTGTCGGTCGATCGCGCCGTGAACTCCGATCTGGCCTGCAACGTCGAGGGATACGTCTTCGGCGACGACGACCTCACCGTCCGCGCCGTGGATCCGACGACGTTGACCGTCGCCTCGCCGACTCCCGATCCGATTCTGCCGCTTCGGCTCTCGTTCATCGAGATGGTCAAGAGCGAGGTCGGTAGCGCCGAGCGGACCCGCGAGCCGATCGGTACCGGCCCGTACCGCATCGACTCGTGGGACTACGGCCAGCGACTCTCCCTGGTGCGCAACGACACCTACTGGGGCGACGCACCGGAATTCACGCGGGCCGTCTACCAGTGGCGTACCGAGGGCAGCGTCCGCGCCGCCATGGTCACCAACGGCGAGGCGGACATCGCGACCGGCCTCGGCCCCGAGGACGGAGCCGGCGACCTCGGTGTCGCCTTCCCGAACAACGAGACCACCGCCTTGCGGATGCAGGCCACCACACCGCCACTCGACGATCAGCGCGTGCGCGAGGCGATCAACTACGCCATCAACCGCGCGGGCATCGTCAAGGCTCTGTTCCGCGGAATGGGAGCGCCCGCTGCGCAACTCATCGCGGACGGCGTCGTCGGCTACAACGACGAGCTCACCCCGTGGCCGTACGACATGGAGAAGGGCAAGGCCCTCATCGACGAGGCTCGCGCCGACGGTGTTCCCGTCGACACCGAGATCCGCCTCATCGGCCGCACCGGGCAGTTCCCGAAGATCAACGAGACCGTCGAGGTCATCCAGAACGCGCTGGCCGGCATCGGCCTGAACGTGAAGATCGAGATGAAGGACACGGCGGCCACCGCCGAGTTCCAGGAACGGCCGTTCCCGAACGTCGGGCCCTACCTGCTGGTGATCCAGCACGGCAATCAGGCCGGCGACGCCGCGTTCACGATGGATCAGTACATGCGCAGCGACGGCTTCCAGAGCTCCTACGGCACAACCGACTTCGACGAGGGAATCGACGAGGCCGAATCGCTGACCGACGAGGAGCGACAGACCGCGTTCGCCGATCTCTTCGCCCGTGAACCCGAGGAGATCACGCAGATGGCGTACATCGCGCACATGAACGGTGTGTTGGCCAAGGACCCGCGCATCGACTACACCCCCGATTCCGCCACCGTCGACGAGATGCGATTGGCCGAGATGACCCGGAGTTCCGATGCGACCGACTGA
- a CDS encoding 5-dehydro-4-deoxyglucarate dehydratase, whose protein sequence is MLDGVLFFPVTPFTDSGEVDHALLAEHIAKGVDAGPGGVFIACGTGEFHALEAVEFGEIVATAVRTVAGRVPVYAGAGGSVAQAKIFARSARDNGADGILLLPPYLVTMPQAGLVEYTREVTSVTDLPVIVYNRGNARYDEASAVEVAHFPTVVGFKDGTGDLDRVSRIVRAVEDSLAPTGKAFQFFNGLPTAEVSQQAYRAIGVTLYSSATFAFAPELALAFYTSLENDDVTLTDALLREFFHPLVRLRDSVPGYAVSLIKAGVTLEGVAAGPVRAPLIDAAPADVEALTAIIAAGRAVLADSLAADSVTKEAVHS, encoded by the coding sequence ATGCTCGACGGCGTCCTCTTCTTCCCTGTCACCCCCTTCACCGACTCCGGCGAGGTGGACCACGCACTTCTCGCCGAGCACATCGCGAAGGGTGTCGACGCAGGCCCCGGCGGTGTCTTCATCGCCTGTGGCACCGGTGAGTTCCACGCTCTCGAGGCCGTCGAGTTCGGCGAGATCGTCGCCACCGCGGTGCGTACCGTCGCCGGCCGCGTCCCGGTCTACGCGGGCGCGGGTGGTTCGGTGGCCCAGGCGAAGATCTTCGCCCGATCCGCTCGTGACAACGGTGCCGACGGCATCCTGCTGCTCCCGCCCTACCTGGTGACCATGCCGCAGGCCGGCCTGGTCGAGTACACCCGCGAGGTCACCTCCGTCACCGACCTGCCGGTGATCGTCTACAACCGCGGCAACGCGCGCTACGACGAGGCGTCCGCCGTCGAGGTCGCCCACTTCCCCACCGTCGTCGGATTCAAGGACGGCACAGGCGATCTGGATCGCGTCTCGCGTATCGTACGCGCGGTCGAGGACTCCCTGGCGCCCACCGGCAAGGCGTTCCAGTTCTTCAACGGACTGCCCACGGCCGAGGTCTCGCAGCAGGCCTACCGCGCCATCGGCGTCACGCTCTACTCGTCGGCCACGTTCGCCTTCGCCCCGGAGCTGGCCCTGGCGTTCTACACCTCGCTCGAGAACGACGACGTCACGCTCACCGACGCCTTGCTGCGCGAGTTCTTCCACCCACTCGTGCGTCTGCGCGACTCGGTACCCGGCTACGCCGTCTCCCTGATCAAGGCGGGCGTCACCCTCGAAGGTGTTGCCGCCGGCCCCGTTCGGGCACCGCTGATCGACGCCGCCCCCGCGGACGTGGAGGCCCTCACCGCGATCATCGCAGCCGGCCGCGCCGTGCTCGCCGACTCCCTCGCAGCCGACTCGGTCACCAAGGAGGCCGTGCACTCGTGA
- a CDS encoding aldehyde dehydrogenase (NADP(+)) yields the protein MTATVTTTAPLTGELIIAGSTVPGTGTTVHGIDPSTGADLEPAYRHGTMADVDAACAAADEAFDAYRSTTSEARANFLDAIADNIEALGETLIERAVAESGLPVGRITGEVGRTSGQLRLFASVLREGSWNGARIDPAQPDRAPLPRADIRQRTVSLGPVVVFGASNFPLAFSVGGGDTASALAAGCPVIVKAHDAHPGTSEYVGRAITEAAASTGMPAGVFSLVYGDGRTIGTALVTDPRVKAVGFTGSRSGGTALVRAAAGRPEPIPVYAEMSSINPVFLFPHALETRAADLGRAFVASLTLGSGQFCTNPGLVIAQDGPELDAFVAAAADAVAASTPTTMLTPNIADSYGKGVDALSAAADEVARGTVTDAPNAGRAALFSTDAATFLDRDVLQAEVFGASALVVRCTSAEQVAAVARALEGQLTATIHADAADHADAGRLLRVLELKAGRILFDGWPTGVEVGHAMVHGGPYPATSDSRSTSVGSLAIERFLRPVAYQDVPAALLPSAIADGNPDGIWRRVDGQLSRD from the coding sequence ATGACTGCAACGGTGACGACGACCGCTCCTCTGACCGGGGAGCTGATCATCGCCGGGTCCACCGTCCCCGGCACCGGCACGACCGTCCACGGCATCGATCCGTCCACCGGCGCGGATCTCGAGCCCGCCTACCGGCACGGCACGATGGCCGACGTCGACGCGGCCTGCGCGGCGGCGGACGAGGCCTTCGACGCCTACCGCTCCACCACGTCCGAGGCGCGCGCCAACTTCCTCGACGCCATCGCCGACAACATCGAGGCGCTGGGCGAGACGCTCATCGAGCGCGCGGTGGCCGAGTCCGGCCTGCCCGTCGGTCGGATCACCGGTGAGGTCGGCCGCACCAGCGGACAGCTCCGCCTGTTCGCCTCGGTGCTCCGCGAGGGCAGCTGGAACGGTGCCCGCATCGACCCCGCACAGCCGGATCGCGCACCCCTTCCCCGCGCCGACATCCGCCAGCGGACGGTCTCACTCGGACCGGTGGTCGTGTTCGGCGCCAGCAACTTCCCGCTCGCCTTCTCCGTCGGCGGCGGCGACACCGCATCGGCACTCGCCGCCGGATGCCCCGTCATCGTCAAGGCCCACGACGCCCACCCGGGTACGTCCGAGTACGTCGGCCGCGCGATCACCGAGGCCGCCGCGTCGACCGGCATGCCGGCAGGAGTGTTCTCGCTCGTCTACGGCGACGGCCGCACCATCGGCACCGCTCTGGTCACCGACCCGCGCGTCAAGGCCGTCGGCTTCACTGGATCCCGTTCCGGCGGCACCGCTCTGGTACGCGCCGCAGCCGGTCGACCGGAACCGATCCCGGTGTACGCCGAGATGAGCTCCATCAACCCGGTGTTCCTGTTCCCGCACGCCCTCGAGACGCGGGCCGCAGATCTGGGCCGAGCCTTCGTCGCCTCCCTGACGCTCGGCTCCGGACAGTTCTGCACCAATCCCGGCCTCGTCATCGCGCAGGACGGACCGGAACTCGACGCCTTCGTCGCGGCCGCTGCGGACGCCGTCGCGGCCAGCACCCCGACCACCATGCTGACGCCGAACATCGCCGACAGCTACGGCAAGGGTGTCGACGCGCTGAGCGCCGCCGCAGACGAGGTCGCCCGCGGCACCGTCACCGACGCACCCAACGCCGGCCGCGCGGCACTCTTCAGCACCGACGCCGCGACGTTCCTGGACCGAGACGTGTTGCAGGCCGAAGTGTTCGGCGCATCCGCGCTCGTCGTCCGCTGCACCTCGGCCGAGCAGGTCGCCGCCGTGGCCCGCGCTCTCGAAGGTCAGCTCACCGCGACGATCCACGCCGACGCCGCCGATCACGCCGACGCCGGACGCCTGCTCCGCGTCCTCGAGCTGAAGGCCGGACGCATCCTCTTCGACGGGTGGCCCACGGGCGTCGAGGTGGGCCACGCGATGGTCCACGGCGGCCCTTACCCGGCGACGTCCGACTCACGCTCGACTTCGGTCGGCTCGCTCGCCATCGAGCGGTTCCTGCGCCCTGTCGCGTACCAGGACGTTCCCGCCGCGTTGCTCCCCAGCGCCATCGCCGACGGCAACCCCGACGGCATCTGGCGGCGTGTCGACGGCCAACTCTCCCGCGACTGA